In the genome of Lynx canadensis isolate LIC74 chromosome X, mLynCan4.pri.v2, whole genome shotgun sequence, one region contains:
- the LOC115506800 gene encoding trafficking protein particle complex subunit 13-like, with protein sequence MGFLDCWGQGVALNHQREEIPMKTCTYVFLSFLCLLTNLSASPCGHVWHTMPPFLKNFKTKFYNSGMSDLFLEIQIQNISSSTVFIQKVLLKPPEMYTREELNTVNQAGEDQCTFGTRTFLQSMEGRQYLYYLELKQEFSEKAGTIRGLIEMGTLDIVWKRDLGEMAMLQTIQLQREAPGYGNMRLSLETIPDTVILEEPFNIICKITNCSGRKMKLVLKMCDTDSIRWCGSSGRYLGKLSPSSSLCFTLTLLSLKLGLQGVSGIQVTDKVLKKTYACDNLAKICVIPSTFKMKN encoded by the exons ATGGGATTCCTGGATTGCTGGGGCCAAGGTGTGGCACTTAATCACCAAAGAGAAG AAATTCCAATGAAGACTTGCACCTATGTGTTTCTTTCattcctctgcctcctgaccaaccTTAGTGCATCCCCATGTGGCCATGTGTGGCATACCATGCCACCATTTCTTAAGAACT ttaaaacaaagttttacaaTTCAGGGATGAGTGACTTATTTCTTGAAATCCagattcagaatatttcatcttcAACTGTCTTTAtacaaaaagttttattaaagCCACCTGAAATGTACACCAGGGAAGAATTAAATACTGTCAATCAAGCTGGTGAAGATCAGTGTACCTTTGGAACAAGAACATTTTTACAGTCAATGGAAGGACGCCAGTATTTATACTACCTTGAGCTTAAACAGGAATTTTCTGAGAAAGCTGGTACCATTAGGGGACTAATAGAAATGGGAACATTAGATATAGTGTGGAAAAGAGATCTAGGTGAGATGGCAATGCTACAGACAATCCAGCTTCAAAGAGAGGCTCCAGGTTATGGAAACATGAGGCTGTCTTTGGAAACAATCCCAGATACTGTAATTTTAGAAGAGCCTTTTAATATTATCTGTAAGATAACCAACTGCAGTGGTAGGAAAATGAAATTGGTTTTGAAGATGTGTGATACAGATTCTATTCGTTGGTGTGGAAGTTCAGGAAGGTATCTTGGAAAGCTGTCACCAAGTTCATCTCTCTGCTTCACCTTGACACTACTGTCCTTAAAACTGGGCCTACAAGGTGTCTCTGGCATACAGGTAACagacaaagtattaaaaaaaacctatgcCTGTGATAACCTTGCAAAGATCTGTGTAATACCTTCCacgtttaaaatgaaaaactga